A stretch of Myxosarcina sp. GI1 DNA encodes these proteins:
- a CDS encoding NAD(P)-dependent oxidoreductase, producing the protein MGKQIAFLGLGLMGGAMAANLARRGYEVRAWNRTSDRPGVKLAAEGGATVVESLQEAVTTAEIVFSCVGDVPDVEEVLLGDKGVVQFAQPNTLVIDMSTIGSEAAKQIGAKLQQQQLRFMDAPVSGGDTGAQQGTLTIMIGGAEADFEECLPYLEAMGKNITLCGDIGSGQAVKMCNQILCAVYMVGICEAMEMAKQQGIDPNLVVDVCGTGAAGSWALSNLGEKIIDGDYAPGFAIKHILKDLRLVQSINQSLENRDLSGTELADRLFKIVKEMDNGQGGEQGTQAMIRAYLARIESK; encoded by the coding sequence ATGGGCAAACAAATAGCATTTTTGGGATTGGGATTAATGGGTGGAGCGATGGCGGCTAATTTGGCGCGTCGTGGTTATGAGGTTAGAGCCTGGAATCGAACCAGCGATCGCCCTGGAGTCAAATTAGCTGCTGAAGGAGGTGCAACTGTAGTTGAGTCGTTACAAGAGGCAGTAACAACGGCTGAAATAGTATTTTCCTGCGTTGGAGATGTTCCCGATGTCGAAGAAGTGTTGCTAGGAGATAAAGGAGTGGTGCAGTTTGCCCAACCTAATACTTTGGTGATAGATATGAGTACCATCGGCAGCGAAGCAGCAAAACAAATTGGCGCGAAATTACAGCAACAGCAGCTTAGATTTATGGATGCACCAGTTTCTGGAGGCGACACGGGAGCACAGCAAGGTACGCTGACAATTATGATAGGAGGTGCCGAAGCTGACTTTGAAGAATGTTTGCCGTACTTAGAAGCAATGGGAAAAAATATTACTCTCTGTGGCGATATTGGTAGCGGACAGGCGGTTAAAATGTGCAATCAGATTCTCTGCGCCGTTTATATGGTAGGTATTTGTGAAGCAATGGAGATGGCTAAACAACAGGGTATCGATCCCAATCTAGTTGTAGATGTTTGCGGTACGGGAGCGGCTGGTTCCTGGGCTTTATCTAATTTGGGAGAAAAAATAATTGACGGTGATTATGCTCCTGGGTTTGCCATCAAGCACATTCTTAAAGATTTGCGATTAGTGCAAAGCATCAATCAATCTTTAGAAAATCGCGATCTTTCTGGAACCGAGTTAGCCGATCGCCTGTTTAAAATAGTCAAAGAAATGGATAACGGACAAGGCGGCGAACAGGGAACACAAGCTATGATTCGCGCCTATTTAGCTCGGATTGAGTCTAAGTAA
- the lgt gene encoding prolipoprotein diacylglyceryl transferase — MLLVQFQSPGPIIVEIGPLALRWYGLLIASAVLIGVSLSQYLAKRRGVDPELLADLAIWLVIGAIPCARLYYVLFKWSDYSQRPQDIIAIWQGGIAIHGAIIGGTIAGLIFARLKKVSIWQLSDLVVPSLILGQAIGRWGNFFNSEAFGRPTDLPWKLYIPPANRPLEYINYEYFHPTFLYESLWNIGVFILLLWLFFWGLKHKNSLKVGTLTFVYLIAYSCGRIWIEGLRTDSLMLGFLRVAQLISLAEITFGLIGLAWLYWLKRPLLDVNRAKNIK, encoded by the coding sequence ATGCTACTCGTTCAATTTCAGTCTCCAGGTCCAATCATTGTAGAAATTGGTCCTTTGGCATTGCGCTGGTATGGTTTGTTAATTGCCTCGGCAGTGTTGATTGGCGTTAGTCTGTCGCAGTATTTAGCAAAACGTCGCGGAGTCGACCCCGAGCTACTGGCAGATTTGGCAATTTGGCTGGTTATTGGGGCTATTCCCTGCGCTCGACTTTATTACGTCTTGTTTAAATGGTCTGACTACTCGCAACGTCCCCAGGATATTATCGCTATTTGGCAGGGTGGTATTGCCATTCACGGGGCAATCATTGGCGGCACTATCGCGGGACTGATATTTGCCCGTTTGAAAAAAGTTTCTATCTGGCAGTTATCGGATCTGGTAGTACCTTCTTTGATTTTAGGACAGGCGATCGGGCGGTGGGGCAACTTTTTTAACTCAGAAGCCTTTGGCAGACCCACAGATTTACCTTGGAAACTATATATTCCTCCTGCCAATCGACCATTGGAGTATATCAACTATGAATATTTTCATCCTACTTTTTTATACGAATCTTTATGGAATATTGGGGTGTTTATTTTGCTATTGTGGCTGTTTTTCTGGGGTTTGAAACACAAAAACAGCTTAAAAGTAGGAACTTTGACCTTTGTATATCTAATCGCCTATAGTTGCGGTCGAATTTGGATTGAAGGATTGCGAACCGACAGTTTAATGCTGGGTTTTTTACGAGTAGCACAACTAATAAGTTTGGCAGAAATTACTTTTGGTTTAATTGGTTTGGCTTGGCTTTATTGGTTAAAGCGTCCTCTACTTGATGTTAATCGAGCAAAGAATATCAAGTAG
- the guaA gene encoding glutamine-hydrolyzing GMP synthase, whose translation MTIQTQASPQNTESLSSESLANTLDRQKIIIIDFGSQYSELIARRIRETQVYSEVISYRTTAEQLRQLNPQGIILSGGPNSVYDEHAPQCDPEIWNLKIPVLGVCYGMQLMVKQLGGTVEQVKLGEYGKANLLIEDPTDLLTNVEDGSTMWMSHGDSCTKLPAGFSVLARTQNTPCAAISHPERKLFGVQFHPEVVHSEGGIALIRNFVYHICQCEPTWTTEAFVEESIREIKARVGDKRVLLALSGGVDSSTLAFLLHRAIGDRLTCMFIDQGFMRKGEPERLMQIFKEQFHIPVEYVQARDRFIRQMEGVTDPEVKRRRIGHEFIQVFEEESQRLGPFDYLAQGTLYPDVIESADTNVDPKTGERVAVKIKSHHNVGGLPKNLRFKLVEPLRKLFKDEVRNVARSIGLPEEIVRRHPFPGPGLAIRIIGEVTAERLNILRDADYIVRDEISRQEVYHDFWQAFAVLLPIRSVGVMGDKRTYAHPVVLRFITSEDGMTADWARVPYDLLETISNRMVNEVKGVNRVVYDITSKPPGTIEWE comes from the coding sequence GTGACTATTCAAACTCAAGCCAGCCCTCAAAACACAGAGTCTCTATCTTCCGAGTCTCTAGCCAATACTCTCGATCGCCAAAAAATTATTATTATCGATTTTGGCTCGCAGTATTCCGAGTTAATCGCCCGTAGAATTCGCGAAACTCAGGTTTATTCTGAAGTTATTTCCTATCGAACTACAGCAGAACAGCTACGCCAACTCAATCCCCAGGGAATTATTCTTTCTGGAGGACCTAATTCTGTCTACGATGAACATGCTCCCCAATGCGATCCCGAAATATGGAACTTAAAGATTCCCGTTTTGGGAGTGTGCTACGGCATGCAGCTAATGGTCAAACAGCTTGGCGGAACTGTAGAGCAAGTCAAACTAGGAGAATACGGCAAAGCCAATTTATTAATTGAAGATCCGACAGACTTGTTAACCAACGTTGAAGATGGCTCTACGATGTGGATGAGTCATGGTGACTCTTGTACCAAGTTACCAGCAGGATTTTCTGTTTTGGCTCGCACCCAGAATACCCCCTGTGCGGCAATTTCCCATCCCGAACGCAAACTGTTTGGGGTTCAGTTTCATCCAGAAGTCGTCCATTCTGAAGGCGGTATCGCTTTAATTCGTAACTTTGTCTATCATATTTGCCAGTGCGAACCTACCTGGACGACAGAAGCTTTTGTAGAAGAATCAATCCGCGAGATCAAAGCCAGAGTAGGAGATAAAAGAGTCTTGCTAGCTCTATCAGGAGGTGTAGATTCATCGACCCTGGCTTTTTTACTGCATAGAGCTATTGGCGATCGCCTTACCTGTATGTTTATCGACCAGGGCTTTATGCGTAAAGGCGAACCAGAGCGATTGATGCAGATATTCAAAGAGCAGTTTCACATTCCCGTAGAATACGTTCAGGCGCGCGATCGCTTTATCAGACAAATGGAGGGAGTAACCGATCCCGAAGTCAAACGCCGTCGTATCGGACACGAATTTATTCAGGTTTTTGAAGAGGAATCTCAAAGATTGGGACCATTTGACTATTTAGCTCAAGGCACTCTATATCCCGACGTAATTGAATCTGCCGATACTAATGTCGATCCCAAAACAGGCGAAAGAGTAGCGGTGAAAATTAAAAGCCATCATAATGTAGGCGGTTTGCCCAAAAATCTCCGTTTTAAATTAGTCGAACCCTTACGCAAGCTATTTAAAGACGAAGTTCGTAATGTCGCTCGTTCTATTGGTTTGCCCGAAGAAATCGTGCGCCGTCATCCTTTTCCTGGTCCTGGGTTAGCAATTAGAATTATTGGCGAAGTTACTGCCGAACGACTGAATATTTTACGCGATGCCGACTATATAGTGCGGGACGAAATTAGCAGACAGGAAGTTTATCATGACTTCTGGCAGGCTTTTGCTGTCTTGCTGCCAATTCGTAGCGTCGGCGTTATGGGCGATAAGCGTACCTATGCCCATCCTGTAGTACTACGGTTTATTACTAGCGAAGATGGGATGACTGCCGACTGGGCGAGAGTCCCCTACGATCTGTTAGAAACCATTTCCAATCGCATGGTTAATGAAGTTAAAGGTGTAAATAGAGTCGTTTACGATATTACTTCTAAACCACCTGGAACTATTGAATGGGAATAA
- a CDS encoding Fur family transcriptional regulator, whose product MFNTDSKTKASTSIQSLEDALTLCRNSGMRVSKQRYRVLELLWQTNEHLSAKEIYARLNQHSSAVSLAAIYQNIAALSALGLLESIPSSKGHLYSKVGDSHAHLMCLDTEKILDVRVNLPKSLIVKVIQEVEQQTGIQIVDYQLNFFGYQKKANLL is encoded by the coding sequence GTGTTTAACACCGACAGTAAAACTAAAGCTTCTACATCCATACAGTCATTGGAGGATGCCTTAACTCTGTGTCGAAATTCGGGGATGCGAGTTAGCAAACAGCGTTATCGAGTTTTAGAGTTACTGTGGCAGACAAACGAACATCTTTCGGCTAAAGAAATTTACGCCCGTCTCAATCAACATTCTTCGGCTGTAAGTCTGGCAGCGATTTACCAAAATATAGCTGCATTATCTGCCCTGGGCTTGTTAGAAAGTATTCCCAGTTCCAAGGGACATCTCTATAGCAAAGTAGGTGATTCCCATGCCCACTTAATGTGTTTGGACACTGAGAAAATTCTTGACGTTAGAGTCAATTTACCTAAATCTTTAATTGTCAAGGTCATACAGGAAGTCGAGCAACAGACTGGTATTCAAATTGTGGACTATCAGCTTAATTTTTTCGGCTATCAAAAAAAAGCTAATTTACTTTAA
- the cbiD gene encoding cobalt-precorrin-5B (C(1))-methyltransferase CbiD, with the protein MQGYTLPVFACASAIAALRHLHQEPELHSVKVDLIKPAQIVTIDIEQVAKLNNSSAIAITRSDPGDHLDLTRNTPVWALVTSAEAVKEQKIEIRGGEGVGLQLDRQERAAIYSYARELITANLQPLLHPQESITVTIILPEGRRLAKRTSNEAFGVVEGLSLLGTTGIVQPLVAASQLEAYQTKLAAKAKLFDSLVFCIGENGFDLAQQMGIEPERLVKTANWLGSMLVAAALCEVKSIVLFGYHGKLIKLAGGIFHTHNHLADGRLEIFTTHCALLGMSTESLRQIYTCETTEAALCMLRDLDARENSDWVELLYSAIASRIDSRAENYIAKYSEQKVRVGSVLFDRQRKIIEQSPNATILLSNL; encoded by the coding sequence TTGCAAGGATACACTCTACCAGTTTTTGCCTGTGCTTCGGCGATCGCTGCCCTGCGACACCTCCATCAGGAACCAGAACTGCACTCGGTAAAAGTCGATCTAATTAAACCAGCGCAAATAGTAACTATCGACATCGAACAGGTAGCCAAACTAAATAATAGTTCGGCAATTGCCATTACTCGTAGCGATCCTGGAGATCATTTAGATCTAACACGTAATACTCCCGTTTGGGCATTAGTTACATCTGCTGAGGCAGTTAAAGAGCAAAAAATTGAAATTAGAGGAGGAGAAGGAGTTGGTCTTCAGCTAGATCGACAGGAACGAGCAGCTATTTATAGTTACGCGCGTGAACTAATTACAGCCAACCTTCAGCCTTTATTGCATCCTCAAGAAAGCATTACCGTAACCATTATTTTGCCTGAAGGACGCAGATTGGCAAAGCGCACTTCTAACGAGGCTTTTGGGGTAGTAGAAGGATTATCTCTGTTGGGGACAACTGGTATCGTTCAGCCATTAGTTGCTGCTAGCCAGTTAGAGGCATATCAGACTAAGTTAGCTGCCAAAGCCAAGTTATTTGACTCTTTGGTATTTTGCATTGGTGAAAACGGTTTCGATTTGGCACAGCAGATGGGAATCGAACCCGAACGACTAGTAAAAACCGCTAACTGGCTGGGTTCGATGTTAGTTGCTGCCGCACTTTGTGAAGTGAAATCGATTGTCTTATTTGGCTATCACGGCAAATTAATCAAGTTGGCTGGCGGTATTTTTCATACTCACAATCATTTAGCCGATGGTAGGCTGGAAATTTTTACCACTCACTGCGCTTTACTCGGTATGTCAACCGAGAGTTTGCGGCAAATATATACTTGTGAGACTACCGAAGCTGCTCTATGTATGTTGCGCGATTTAGACGCTAGGGAAAATAGTGATTGGGTAGAATTACTTTATAGCGCGATCGCATCCAGGATAGATAGTCGGGCTGAAAATTATATTGCTAAATACAGCGAGCAAAAGGTGCGTGTTGGTTCGGTACTGTTCGATCGCCAGAGAAAAATTATCGAGCAAAGTCCAAATGCAACTATTTTGCTATCAAACCTATGA
- a CDS encoding DUF2993 domain-containing protein codes for MTSQDIGEQAISKAAEVGMESQLDESEELDVDVRTNPADAAQGKLDSVNINGKGLVMNKELRAEKLDMKTNNIKVNPLKAAFGDIEMEQPTDATACIVLTDKDIERAFNSEYIKDKLKDREVTIDGETVTANAKRVNFSLPGEGKISLEADISLADSETKQIAFTGKPRVSDNGNKIVIEDVEYTSGKNEAPELTQALLNSAEELLDLRNFELADMSLQLKKLDVQKGKMTINADARVNQLPQE; via the coding sequence ATGACTTCACAAGATATTGGCGAACAGGCAATTAGCAAAGCTGCCGAAGTGGGTATGGAATCTCAGTTAGACGAATCGGAAGAGCTAGATGTAGATGTTCGCACTAATCCTGCCGATGCCGCTCAAGGAAAATTAGATTCTGTCAATATTAACGGCAAAGGGTTAGTAATGAACAAAGAACTCCGTGCTGAAAAGCTGGATATGAAAACCAACAATATTAAGGTCAATCCGCTTAAAGCTGCTTTTGGCGATATTGAAATGGAGCAACCTACCGATGCCACAGCATGTATTGTTCTAACCGATAAAGATATCGAACGAGCTTTTAATTCTGAATATATTAAAGATAAGCTCAAAGACCGCGAAGTAACTATCGACGGCGAAACGGTAACAGCTAATGCCAAGCGAGTAAATTTTTCTCTGCCAGGAGAAGGAAAAATTAGTTTGGAAGCCGATATTTCTCTAGCCGACTCTGAAACCAAACAGATTGCCTTTACTGGCAAACCTCGCGTTAGCGACAACGGCAATAAAATTGTTATTGAAGATGTAGAATATACTTCGGGTAAAAATGAAGCTCCCGAACTAACTCAGGCTTTGCTAAATAGTGCCGAAGAATTATTAGATCTGCGTAACTTCGAGCTAGCTGACATGAGCTTACAGTTAAAAAAACTTGACGTGCAAAAGGGAAAAATGACGATTAATGCCGATGCACGAGTCAATCAATTGCCTCAAGAATAA
- the rlmN gene encoding 23S rRNA (adenine(2503)-C(2))-methyltransferase RlmN yields the protein MTLQTANKSTQPASEVLLGKSLPELTEWVQQQGQPAYRGKQLYQWLYQKGARSLTEISVFPKRWREELADYPLGRSTINYRSIAADETRKYLLRLADGAIVETVGIPTAKRLTVCVSSQVGCPMACDFCATGKGEFVRNLQTHEIVDQVLTVQEDFQQRVSNVVFMGMGEPLMNLSPTVAAVKSLNQDVGIGQRSLTVSTVGIPGKIVELAQHKLQIVFAVSLHAPNQQLRQQLIPSAKHYPLDTILADCREYVRVTGRRVTFEYILLSGVNDLPEHALELANLLRGFQTHVNLIPYNPISEVDYQRPDRYRIEEFERILQEHKIAVSVRYSRGLSADAACGQLRASRI from the coding sequence ATGACGCTACAAACTGCCAATAAATCTACACAGCCAGCTTCGGAGGTTCTGTTAGGTAAATCTCTACCAGAACTAACCGAATGGGTACAACAGCAGGGACAACCTGCTTATCGAGGCAAACAACTATATCAGTGGCTCTACCAAAAAGGAGCGCGATCGCTAACAGAAATTTCGGTTTTTCCCAAACGATGGCGTGAGGAACTAGCCGACTATCCTTTAGGACGTTCTACTATTAATTATCGCAGTATTGCCGCTGATGAGACGCGCAAGTATTTATTACGCCTTGCCGATGGTGCGATCGTCGAAACCGTAGGTATTCCCACTGCCAAACGCCTAACTGTTTGCGTTTCTTCTCAGGTTGGCTGTCCGATGGCTTGTGATTTTTGCGCTACGGGAAAAGGCGAATTTGTACGCAATCTTCAAACTCATGAAATTGTCGATCAGGTATTGACAGTGCAGGAAGATTTTCAGCAACGAGTTAGCAATGTAGTCTTTATGGGTATGGGAGAACCGTTAATGAACCTCTCACCAACCGTAGCTGCGGTTAAATCTCTCAATCAAGACGTAGGTATCGGGCAGCGATCGCTCACCGTCTCTACTGTTGGTATTCCTGGTAAAATTGTCGAACTAGCGCAACATAAGCTACAAATTGTTTTTGCCGTCAGCCTTCATGCACCCAATCAACAATTGCGCCAGCAGTTGATTCCCAGTGCCAAACACTATCCTCTAGATACTATACTTGCCGACTGTCGGGAATACGTGAGAGTTACGGGTAGAAGAGTAACTTTTGAATATATTTTACTGTCAGGAGTTAACGACTTACCCGAACATGCCCTGGAGTTAGCCAACTTGCTTAGAGGTTTTCAAACTCACGTCAATCTCATCCCCTACAATCCCATCTCAGAAGTCGATTATCAAAGACCCGATCGCTATAGAATTGAAGAATTCGAGCGCATTTTACAAGAGCATAAAATTGCCGTTAGCGTACGCTATTCGCGGGGTTTATCTGCCGATGCTGCTTGCGGACAGTTAAGAGCATCCCGTATATAA
- the moaA gene encoding GTP 3',8-cyclase MoaA, with protein MSNIIDYLRISVIDKCNFRCQYCMPEGAKLNYLLGGELLTNKEIATLVKDVFIPVGFTKFRLTGGEPLLRPGIVDIVRDIARQPQTKDLAMTTNAFLLANLAGELYDAGLNRINISLDSLNPETFDKIIGNRGRSRWQQTWQGILAAHRVGFDPLKLNVVVIPGVNDREVLDLAALTLDRHWHVRFIEFMPIGNPELFGDRAWIDSEELRQTIRQRWGLEASQVNGNGPADVFQIPGAKGTIGFISQMSECFCDRCNRIRLSADGWLRPCLLNEQGQIDLKTMLRKGMSAIELQQQVKQLLAIKPEVNFKQRDSGTDAGVYTRTMSQIGG; from the coding sequence ATGTCTAATATAATTGACTATCTAAGAATTAGCGTCATCGATAAGTGTAATTTTCGCTGTCAATATTGTATGCCAGAAGGTGCCAAACTCAATTATCTTCTCGGTGGAGAATTACTGACCAATAAAGAAATAGCTACTTTAGTCAAAGATGTGTTTATCCCCGTAGGCTTTACCAAGTTTCGTCTGACGGGAGGAGAACCATTACTACGTCCTGGAATAGTAGATATAGTAAGAGATATTGCCCGACAGCCGCAAACAAAAGATTTGGCAATGACTACCAATGCTTTTTTACTTGCCAATCTCGCAGGAGAACTATACGATGCTGGTTTAAATCGAATCAATATTAGCCTCGATTCTTTAAATCCCGAAACTTTTGACAAAATCATTGGCAATCGCGGGCGCAGTCGTTGGCAGCAAACCTGGCAAGGTATATTAGCAGCGCATCGGGTAGGGTTCGATCCTTTAAAATTAAACGTAGTGGTGATTCCTGGGGTAAACGATCGCGAAGTTCTCGATCTAGCTGCTTTAACCCTCGATCGCCATTGGCACGTTCGCTTTATTGAGTTTATGCCCATCGGCAATCCCGAACTGTTTGGCGATCGCGCCTGGATTGATTCTGAGGAGTTGCGGCAGACAATTCGGCAACGCTGGGGGCTAGAAGCATCTCAAGTCAACGGTAATGGACCTGCGGACGTGTTTCAAATTCCTGGTGCCAAAGGAACTATCGGCTTTATTTCTCAGATGTCTGAATGTTTTTGCGATCGCTGCAATCGCATTCGCCTCTCGGCAGATGGTTGGCTGCGTCCCTGTCTATTAAACGAACAGGGGCAAATCGATCTTAAAACTATGTTGCGTAAAGGAATGAGCGCGATCGAATTGCAACAACAGGTAAAACAGCTACTGGCAATCAAACCAGAAGTTAACTTCAAACAAAGAGATTCTGGTACGGATGCAGGAGTTTATACTCGTACTATGTCGCAGATTGGCGGGTGA
- the ispD gene encoding 2-C-methyl-D-erythritol 4-phosphate cytidylyltransferase yields MYLLIPAAGMGRRMGSDRNKLLLKLLDKPLLAWTLLAAEKCDRLTWMGIIGQPSDFPDFKDILAELNLSKPVELIIGGDTRQQSVDNGLAALPAAAEKVLIHDGARCLATPELFARCADVLQTCQGAIAAVPVKDTIKVVDSNKYIQDTPDRSNLWAAQTPQGFEVKLLKECHQRGKKSGWQVTDDAALFEKCQLPVKIVEGEETNLKVTTPEDLAIAESILRQRSKLD; encoded by the coding sequence ATGTATTTACTGATTCCTGCTGCGGGAATGGGACGCAGAATGGGTAGCGATCGCAATAAGCTACTATTAAAATTATTAGACAAACCGCTATTAGCCTGGACTCTGCTGGCTGCCGAAAAATGCGATCGCCTTACTTGGATGGGAATTATCGGGCAACCTTCAGATTTCCCCGACTTTAAAGACATTCTGGCAGAGTTAAACCTCAGCAAACCAGTAGAATTAATTATCGGCGGCGATACCCGTCAACAGTCTGTAGACAATGGTTTGGCAGCTTTACCAGCAGCAGCAGAAAAAGTTTTAATTCACGATGGCGCAAGATGTCTGGCAACTCCCGAACTGTTTGCCCGTTGCGCCGATGTTTTGCAAACCTGTCAGGGAGCGATCGCTGCTGTACCCGTTAAAGATACGATTAAAGTAGTAGATTCTAATAAGTATATTCAAGACACCCCAGATCGCAGCAATCTCTGGGCGGCTCAAACACCACAGGGTTTTGAAGTTAAATTACTCAAAGAGTGTCACCAACGAGGCAAAAAATCGGGCTGGCAAGTTACCGATGATGCAGCTTTATTTGAAAAATGCCAGCTTCCCGTAAAAATAGTTGAAGGGGAAGAAACCAACTTGAAGGTTACTACTCCTGAAGATCTGGCGATCGCCGAATCTATTTTACGCCAGCGATCGAAGTTAGATTAA
- a CDS encoding Hsp20/alpha crystallin family protein: MALTRYNAWQEMNSLQRQLNRLFDDAITPESWSDFNNLSRVPAAELTEKEDALHLKLEVPGMEAKDLDIQVMADRVAISGERKSETKSEENGKTRSEFRYGKFSRVIPLPVKVQNTNVTAEYKDGILNLTLPKSEAEKNKVVKIDLGEAKNQTA, encoded by the coding sequence ATGGCTTTAACAAGATATAATGCCTGGCAAGAAATGAACTCTTTACAGCGTCAACTTAATCGTTTATTTGATGATGCTATAACTCCCGAATCTTGGAGTGACTTTAATAATTTATCTAGAGTCCCCGCTGCCGAACTTACCGAAAAAGAAGATGCTTTGCATCTCAAACTCGAAGTTCCTGGCATGGAAGCCAAAGATCTAGATATTCAAGTTATGGCAGACCGAGTAGCGATTTCTGGCGAACGTAAGTCAGAAACTAAATCTGAAGAGAATGGTAAAACTAGAAGCGAATTCCGTTACGGTAAATTCTCTAGAGTAATTCCGCTACCCGTAAAAGTTCAAAACACTAACGTTACTGCCGAATATAAAGACGGTATTCTAAATCTAACTTTACCTAAATCGGAAGCCGAAAAAAATAAAGTAGTTAAGATCGATCTTGGTGAAGCTAAAAACCAAACTGCTTAA
- the cobM gene encoding precorrin-4 C(11)-methyltransferase, with amino-acid sequence MPHNPSLKPGVYIIGAGPGDPELLTIKAKKILDRADVILYADSLVPKQILQDVRSDAELIPTGNKTLEQIIPLAIARVRQNLAVVRLHSGDLSLYSAIGEQIEAFAAADIPFELIPGISAFQAAAATLGTELTVPELVQTIILTRISGKASAVPETEELASLAAHRASLCLYLAARHVEESQAKLLQHYPADTPVAICFRLGWQDEQIWVVPLSKMAQVTQENNLIRTVMYLISPALKQVKNKRSRLYHPEHSHLFRTARK; translated from the coding sequence ATGCCCCATAATCCTTCTCTCAAACCAGGTGTTTATATTATTGGTGCGGGACCTGGAGATCCCGAATTACTGACTATTAAAGCCAAAAAAATCCTCGATCGCGCTGATGTCATTCTCTATGCAGATTCTTTAGTTCCCAAACAAATTTTGCAGGATGTACGTTCCGATGCCGAACTGATTCCTACTGGAAATAAAACTTTAGAACAAATTATTCCCCTGGCGATCGCTAGAGTCAGACAAAATCTCGCCGTAGTGCGCTTGCATTCTGGCGATTTATCTTTGTATAGCGCGATCGGCGAACAGATAGAGGCTTTTGCTGCTGCTGATATTCCTTTTGAACTTATCCCTGGCATTAGTGCCTTTCAAGCTGCTGCCGCCACCTTGGGAACGGAACTAACCGTACCAGAACTAGTCCAGACGATTATTTTAACCAGAATTAGCGGTAAAGCCTCAGCAGTACCAGAAACTGAAGAACTAGCTTCCCTGGCTGCACATCGAGCTAGTTTGTGTCTCTACTTAGCAGCGCGTCATGTAGAAGAATCTCAAGCCAAGCTGCTGCAACACTATCCTGCCGATACTCCCGTAGCTATTTGTTTTCGTTTGGGTTGGCAAGACGAACAGATTTGGGTGGTACCATTATCAAAAATGGCGCAGGTTACGCAAGAAAACAATTTAATTAGAACCGTAATGTATCTAATTAGTCCTGCTTTAAAACAAGTTAAGAACAAGCGATCGCGCCTATACCATCCCGAACATTCTCATTTATTTCGTACTGCTAGAAAATAA
- a CDS encoding RMD1 family protein, with protein sequence MNTIQTNIIEFAGEKTVSVRALFIGEKLDLRTLENTKCLGDSPLTIAAGEHGCVILQRYGAVVLFGLDSLEEAAFIEKLQPWIAKPFKEPEFEEAQIKLNPNSKEIIADNGIIELKEFSVERLQIVADVLAKSVILSHYENAITMVFDKIEPIAASIKQFGNGRHDGEDLLKLIGNNIMVQQTTIGLVGIEEKPEQLWDYPNLERLYVRLEDEYEIRERDRALERKLELISRTAQTVLDLMQHRSAVRVEWYIVILIVVEVILNIYELFFMG encoded by the coding sequence ATGAATACTATTCAAACAAATATTATTGAATTTGCAGGAGAAAAAACTGTCAGCGTCCGCGCCTTATTTATTGGCGAAAAGCTCGATCTGCGAACTTTGGAAAATACTAAATGTTTGGGAGATTCTCCTCTAACTATTGCAGCAGGCGAACATGGTTGTGTCATCTTACAGCGTTACGGCGCAGTAGTTTTGTTTGGACTCGATTCTTTAGAAGAAGCTGCTTTTATTGAAAAGTTGCAGCCCTGGATTGCTAAACCTTTTAAAGAACCAGAATTTGAAGAAGCACAAATAAAATTAAATCCCAATAGCAAAGAAATTATTGCCGACAATGGAATCATAGAATTAAAAGAGTTTAGCGTCGAACGGTTACAAATTGTGGCTGATGTATTAGCCAAAAGCGTAATTTTAAGCCACTATGAAAACGCTATTACTATGGTATTTGACAAAATTGAGCCGATCGCTGCTAGTATTAAACAATTTGGCAATGGTCGTCATGATGGAGAAGATCTTTTAAAGCTGATTGGCAATAATATCATGGTTCAGCAAACCACGATTGGTCTGGTAGGAATCGAAGAAAAACCAGAACAGCTATGGGATTACCCTAATTTAGAACGTCTCTATGTTCGTTTAGAAGATGAATACGAAATTCGCGAACGCGATCGCGCTTTAGAACGCAAACTAGAATTAATTTCTCGTACCGCTCAAACCGTACTGGATTTGATGCAGCATCGAAGCGCGGTAAGAGTAGAGTGGTATATCGTAATTTTAATTGTTGTCGAAGTTATACTCAATATTTACGAACTATTTTTTATGGGTTAA